A single window of Coleofasciculaceae cyanobacterium DNA harbors:
- a CDS encoding response regulator, translating into MTVKKILVIDDEDDIRKLIQTCLEIMGRWQVITASSGSEGLDLAQINLPDAILLDVMMPKIDGLSTFKKLQSNPITSNIPVILMTAKGPSWESKFTELGVKGVINKPFNPLKIANQVAAALS; encoded by the coding sequence GTGACTGTTAAAAAAATTTTAGTTATTGATGATGAAGATGATATTCGTAAATTAATTCAAACCTGTTTAGAAATTATGGGAAGGTGGCAAGTCATAACAGCTTCTTCTGGTAGTGAAGGATTAGATTTGGCTCAAATTAATCTACCCGATGCAATTCTTTTGGATGTAATGATGCCAAAGATCGATGGTTTAAGTACTTTTAAAAAATTGCAATCTAACCCAATAACTAGCAACATTCCTGTTATTTTAATGACAGCTAAAGGACCTTCTTGGGAATCAAAGTTTACAGAATTAGGTGTAAAAGGCGTAATTAATAAACCGTTTAATCCTTTAAAAATAGCCAATCAAGTAGCAGCAGCTTTAAGTTAA